In Acidobacteriota bacterium, the DNA window TCCCAGGGGGGGATAGGGCCGGACTCGTGCCGGGGGATCCGGGATTGAGGAACCGGGGAAAGCGGCGGAAGACATGGGTACCTCCCCTAAAACCGGGATGGTGGACCGAAACTCTGCCCAGTTTATCCCCCGGGGTCGATGAAGTCAAGCCGGCGACAGGTTGACACGTCCTGGAGCTTGTGTTCGGGGAGGCGGCACGACACTGTCGAATCGGCCCCCGTGCACGGTCGCGTTCCCCCGGATCGTACCAACGCAGGCACGTGGGGGGCCACGCTCGAAGCCCTGGCTTGATGCCTGTGCACGGGGGGGCGGGCCCGGTCAGGGGGTCTCGTCGTAAGCTTCGAAAGCCACGATATGCCACCCGGATCGGGATTCCTTCAAGGTGATCGTCAGCCGCCAGTATCCGCTCAAGCCCTCGTAGGTCAAGGTCATTGCCCGCTCGTCAAGGGTGACTTCCGGTCCGTTGGCCATGTCTTCCGTTACGATCCGGAGCCTTTCCTGCAGGACCTTGTTCTTCAGGATCTGCAGCCCTGGCAGCGGGCCGGTCTTCTTGACCGTCTCCTTCCCGGCCTCGTCCACGAAGCGCTTGATAAAGACACAGGGGGCCTGAGCATCGACGAAGGGAGTGATGTCCTTGCCGGCCTTCAGGGTTCCGGCAAGGGCTCTGGCTGTCTCGGAAAACGTGGGTGGTTCGGCCGCGGTGATCAGGGAACACGCGATCCCTGCGCCCATCGTGGCAAGGAACGTAATCCGCAAGGCTGTGCGGGGTCTTGGTTTCATGGGGCCTCCTGTTCCAGCGATGGGTTCAGTTTATGCCAGGCGGGAACGGGAAGTCAATCGACCGAGATGTAAGAACACGCTGAATTTGGCGTTCCCGTGATCGACGACCGCCCGGGTGCCGCCCGGCATCCTGAAGCCCATCCCGCGCGATTCTCTTGGTGCCCGGAGAGAATGGGCAGGGATTGAAGGATTCCTGAACATTCACGCCGACGGAAGCGTACTACGAATGTCCGCCGGTAGCCCCTCGCCTTGCCCCTTTGGGGGAGCGGCGTCCGGTGCGCACGCGGTGGGATGTGAATCCGGACGCAGATCGAGGAGAAGCAAGGATGCGGCGAATTCCGCTCGGTGCTGTCGTGTGCCTGTTGGCGACCGCTTGCGTTCCCGTCCTGACGGCGACGTCCCGGTCCCGGGGGAGCGAGACGGGCACGGAGCCGGGGAAGACCGCCGGGACCCTGGAAGCCGTCCGGATCGAAACACCCCCCGTCATCGATGGCAAGCTGGACGATCCGGCCTGGGCGACGACCAAGGTCGGCACGGGCCCCTTCAAAACCTACAACCCCACCTACGGCGACGACCTCCCCCAGACCACGGAGGTCTACTTTGCCTACGACGCGAAGTGCTTCTATGTCGCCTTCCACTGCCACGACATGGAGCCGGGGAAGATCAAGGCCACCCTGTGCAAGCGGGACGCCATGTTCTCCGACGACTGGGTGGGCTTCTCCCTCGACCTGTTCGGCAACCGGCAGAGTTCCTGCGAGTTCTTCGTCAACCCCCTCGGGATTCAGGGGGACATCTACAACACCGTCAGTTCTGGTGAGGACTCGTCCCCGGACTGGGTCTGGGACAGCGCCGGCAAGTTGACGGCCGACGGCTACACCGTGGAGCTTCGCATCCCCTTGCGCAGCCTCCGCTTCAAGAGCGGCGACAACGTGCGGCTCAACGTCCTCTTCTGGCGGAGGATCAGCAGGCTGGGCTTGAGCGGGTCCTGGCCGGAGATGAAGCCGGGGACGGGGATGCTCAACGCCCACAGTGAGATCCGTTTCGAATCCCTCGCGTCGCCCCGGCGGCTGGAGGTGATGCCCAGCTTCACCTGGACGTGGGACCGGGAGCGGGTGGCGCCCGACCGGTGGGAGACCGCCATCAACAAGAAGGATTGCGGGGTGGGGTTCAAGTACGGCCTGACCTCCTCCATCACCCTGGACGCCACCTACAACCCCGACTTCAGCCAGGTGGAGAGCGACGCCGTCCAGGTGGAGGTCAACCAGCGCTACCCCCTCTTCTACAGCGAGAAGCGCCCCTTCTTCATGGAGTCCATGGGGATTTTCAGCCTGGCCGCGGTGGGCGAGGATGGCAACTTCAAGCTCCCCGTCCACACCCGCCGGATCGTGGACCCGCTCTGGGGCGCCAAGCTCACGGGCGACGCGGGCCGGTTCTCCTTCGGGGTGCTCACCGCCGCCGACGAGTGGCCGGGGCGGGAGATCGACGGCGAATACAATCCCGACGCGGGCGAGAAAGCGTACTTCGGCATCGCCCGGGGCACCTGCAGCCTGGGCGGGGAGAACTACGTGGGGGGGATCTTCACGGGGCGCCAGTTCGCCGGCGGGTTCAACCGGGTGGTCGGCGGCGATTTCTTCTTCCGATTCGGCGCCCACCACGCCCTCAGCGCCAACGTCCTCCAGTCGTTCTCGCGGGACGAGGGGACGGGGGAACGCAGCGCCGGCGGCAACCAGGCCATCTGCTATACCTACACGTCCAAGCCGTTCCAGGTCTGGTCGGAGATGGAGCACATCGACCCCGGCTTCCGCATGGACACCGCCTTCTACAACCGCACCGGCATCGACCAGTTCACGGTATACCTCGGGCCCCAGTTCTACCCGAAGTGGAAGAAAGCGCCCTGGCTCCAGCGCGTCAACCCCTTCTTCTTCGGGTACGTGATCCACGACGTGGTGACGGGGCAGGACGACTACGCCGCCATGGTGGCCCTGCGGGTTTTCTTCGCGGGGCAGGGGCAGTTCCGCATCGACGGGTTCCGGGCCCAGGAAGCCTGGGCCGGTCGGCTGTTCCAGGAGACCGGGGGAAGGCTGTCCATCAGTGGATGGTTCACAAAGTGGCTGCGGATGGGTGGGAGCCTGCGTCTTTACGACAATATCTGGTACGACGAGGAGAACCCCTTCCTGGGGCGCTGTTTCGATTATGGTTTCGACTTCACCCTGCAGCCGAACGAGAACCTCAACCTCGAGATGGATTTCTACCGAACCCGCTTCCGCCGTCCCGAGACGGGGGAGACCGTCTACGATGTGAAGGTGGCCAACGGCCGCCTGACCTACCAGTTCACCCGGTCCTTCTTCCTCCGGGCCACCCTGCGCTACGACAGCTATGGCCGGCGGTTGCTGACGGACATTCTGGCCTCGTACACCTACATCCCCGGGACCGTGATCTTCCTGGGTTATGGCGAGCTGTTCGAGAGAAAGTCCTGGAACGGCGAGCAGTGGAATTCGGGGGGGAATTTCCAGGAAACCCTCCGGGGCCTCTTCTTCAAGGTCAGCTACAACTGGCGCCCGTAGCCCCGCCTGTCGCGGGTTGCCATGCCCCGGCTTCTGGCGTGCGGCAAAGAACTTCGAGCTACCGCTCCGGACCTCGGTCGCCGGTCTCCAACCGGGTTGAATGGGAAAGAGAAACAGGACACTCACTCGTGAACCGAAGTGAGTGTCCTGTTCTGCCGTCAGGACCGGGGCACGCGCGCCGGGTGAACCGGCCTACCCGTAGCGTCCCTCGATGTAGTCGGCGGTCCTGGGGTTGCGGGGGTGGAGGAAGAGGTCCTCGGTGCGGGCCTGCTCCACCAATTCGCCCAGGAGCATGAAGAGGCACTCGTCGCTGACCCGCCGGGCCTGGGCCATGTTGTGGGTCACGATCAGGATGGTGTAGCGCCCGCGCAGTTCCAGCATCAGCTCCTCGATGGCGGCGGTGCCCTCCACGTCCAGGGCGGAACAGGGCTCGTCCACGAGAATGACGTCGGGCTTGAGGGGGAGGAGTCGGGCGATGCAGAGCTTCTGCTG includes these proteins:
- a CDS encoding carbohydrate binding family 9 domain-containing protein, translating into MRRIPLGAVVCLLATACVPVLTATSRSRGSETGTEPGKTAGTLEAVRIETPPVIDGKLDDPAWATTKVGTGPFKTYNPTYGDDLPQTTEVYFAYDAKCFYVAFHCHDMEPGKIKATLCKRDAMFSDDWVGFSLDLFGNRQSSCEFFVNPLGIQGDIYNTVSSGEDSSPDWVWDSAGKLTADGYTVELRIPLRSLRFKSGDNVRLNVLFWRRISRLGLSGSWPEMKPGTGMLNAHSEIRFESLASPRRLEVMPSFTWTWDRERVAPDRWETAINKKDCGVGFKYGLTSSITLDATYNPDFSQVESDAVQVEVNQRYPLFYSEKRPFFMESMGIFSLAAVGEDGNFKLPVHTRRIVDPLWGAKLTGDAGRFSFGVLTAADEWPGREIDGEYNPDAGEKAYFGIARGTCSLGGENYVGGIFTGRQFAGGFNRVVGGDFFFRFGAHHALSANVLQSFSRDEGTGERSAGGNQAICYTYTSKPFQVWSEMEHIDPGFRMDTAFYNRTGIDQFTVYLGPQFYPKWKKAPWLQRVNPFFFGYVIHDVVTGQDDYAAMVALRVFFAGQGQFRIDGFRAQEAWAGRLFQETGGRLSISGWFTKWLRMGGSLRLYDNIWYDEENPFLGRCFDYGFDFTLQPNENLNLEMDFYRTRFRRPETGETVYDVKVANGRLTYQFTRSFFLRATLRYDSYGRRLLTDILASYTYIPGTVIFLGYGELFERKSWNGEQWNSGGNFQETLRGLFFKVSYNWRP